A genomic window from Oceanobacillus timonensis includes:
- the drmB gene encoding DUF1998 domain-containing protein, which produces MAYNKKNANPEFNVRRSQLLTPFGIGALMDVNNQSVMIADSEHWLTEKCNKVHDIRLETEMGAAGFIEPPVKDEQDIVGKRFPKWYFSPYDRVLKKFDEWREMVLEQGVSSRIVAFDNTPYDPRNKRTELVPVRIICACKNGHAQDFPWLEWPHEGMSYNEYKNHEIKLESTAQSGSISDLMVTCKTCSKKYPKKITRNLSGVFDEKNFQKKIENIGIECQGHYEWKKSERGRKCNESLKVLLRNANNFHFPNISSSVNIPFKENKLIEMIQSCPEYSSLEDELNSVSKVDGIEKLSNNTKVKMLIEWIAEKIEKEFNEVKSEISLKFFKFETSEVTGDIMDYRRPEFDVLTGQKEYDEKSERFNIQILPSSEFVQSPYNKLINSITLVHQLEVVSALRSYSRIETTDSELMKEKILDGEETIDEAVEVSLKRKDGYYVGMRSLGEGIFFSLNPKLVKDWKERIKNTSVYNRIIRKEEKVRFSDELSYINCDYYLIHTLSHLLIKELSFSSGYSSSALKERIYFSDAKDEEMYGILIYTSSADSEGTLGGLVKQGVPEKFFEILDSCLEKAQWCSFDPVCIESDSQGRDSLNAAACHACSLISETSCEKMNVFLDRSMLIGSINEPELGFFNKTRNMEVTNNS; this is translated from the coding sequence ATGGCCTATAATAAAAAAAATGCTAATCCAGAATTTAATGTTAGAAGGTCTCAGTTATTAACGCCATTTGGTATAGGTGCTTTAATGGATGTGAACAATCAGTCGGTAATGATTGCAGACTCTGAACACTGGCTTACAGAGAAATGTAACAAGGTACATGATATTCGGTTGGAGACTGAAATGGGTGCGGCTGGTTTTATCGAGCCTCCAGTAAAAGACGAGCAAGATATCGTGGGAAAAAGGTTTCCTAAATGGTATTTTTCTCCTTATGATCGTGTTCTGAAGAAATTTGATGAATGGCGTGAGATGGTTTTAGAGCAAGGAGTTTCTTCAAGAATTGTTGCTTTTGATAATACACCTTATGATCCCAGAAATAAAAGAACTGAATTAGTGCCCGTACGTATAATTTGTGCTTGTAAAAATGGGCATGCTCAGGATTTCCCTTGGTTGGAATGGCCTCACGAAGGAATGAGTTATAATGAGTATAAAAATCACGAAATTAAGTTGGAAAGTACTGCGCAATCAGGATCGATTTCAGACTTAATGGTTACATGTAAAACATGCTCGAAAAAATACCCCAAAAAAATAACTAGAAATTTAAGTGGAGTTTTTGATGAAAAGAATTTCCAAAAAAAGATAGAAAATATTGGGATTGAATGTCAAGGGCATTATGAATGGAAGAAATCTGAAAGGGGAAGGAAATGCAACGAGAGTTTAAAAGTACTTTTAAGAAATGCTAATAATTTTCATTTTCCTAATATATCTAGTTCAGTTAACATCCCGTTTAAAGAGAATAAGCTTATTGAGATGATTCAAAGTTGTCCTGAATATTCTTCTTTAGAAGATGAACTAAATTCTGTTTCTAAAGTTGATGGAATAGAAAAACTAAGTAACAATACAAAGGTAAAGATGCTTATTGAATGGATAGCAGAGAAGATAGAGAAGGAGTTTAATGAAGTAAAGAGTGAAATATCATTAAAATTTTTTAAATTTGAAACTTCGGAAGTAACTGGAGATATCATGGATTATAGAAGGCCTGAATTTGATGTTCTTACAGGACAAAAGGAATATGATGAAAAATCTGAACGATTTAACATTCAAATATTACCTTCAAGTGAATTTGTACAGTCACCGTATAATAAACTAATTAATAGTATTACATTGGTACATCAATTAGAGGTGGTTAGCGCTCTTCGCTCTTATAGTAGAATTGAAACTACGGATTCTGAATTAATGAAGGAAAAAATTTTAGATGGAGAAGAAACTATTGATGAAGCGGTTGAAGTATCTTTAAAACGAAAAGATGGATATTATGTGGGGATGCGTTCATTAGGGGAAGGGATTTTCTTCTCGCTTAATCCAAAATTAGTCAAAGATTGGAAGGAACGAATTAAAAATACTTCAGTGTACAATCGTATTATTCGAAAGGAAGAAAAAGTTCGATTTTCGGATGAACTTTCATATATCAATTGTGATTATTATTTAATTCATACATTATCACATCTGTTAATAAAGGAATTAAGTTTTAGCAGTGGTTATTCTTCATCTGCATTGAAGGAAAGGATTTATTTTTCAGATGCTAAAGATGAAGAAATGTATGGAATATTAATATATACTTCAAGTGCGGATTCAGAAGGGACTTTAGGAGGGCTTGTGAAGCAAGGAGTTCCTGAAAAGTTCTTTGAAATATTGGATTCTTGTTTAGAAAAAGCTCAATGGTGTAGTTTTGATCCAGTGTGTATTGAAAGTGATTCTCAAGGGAGAGACTCTTTAAATGCTGCTGCCTGTCATGCTTGTTCGCTTATTTCAGAAACAAGCTGTGAGAAAATGAACGTTTTTCTTGATAGGAGCATGCTTATAGGTAGTATTAATGAACCTGAGTTAGGATTTTTTAATAAGACCCGTAATATGGAAGTGACCAATAACTCTTAG
- a CDS encoding DNA cytosine methyltransferase — protein sequence MLNIIDLFSGAGGLTEGFRNPLFFNLLSHVEMDRAACKTLKVRDAYYYLKKSNKLDFYYNYITGKITYNEFISEIPAEETSKVINLCITEDTIKEIFSRIDTNADGMKIHGIIGGPPCQAYSTIGRARNDRNKSQDERIYLYKYYIKFLEKYDPDFFVFENVKGLLSFKDLDGSKLIDKIVNEFSNIKEKGHYKITVKLVNCSDYGVPQNRERLIIFGQKSKMDAGDFFNWLEEFKETPPIINDLFRDMPKVEHGETINKYSNLQPIEYVTKNIRKKNVPVTQNICRRNNKNDLEIYKIVAKEKQENRNVKYSDLPQELITHKRSNIFLDRFKAINGKGFSHTIVAHIAKDGHYYIHPDVFQNRSITVREAARIQTFPDDFFFEDSRTSAFKQIGNAVPPHFSRVISKAIVENLYNKQKFEQIL from the coding sequence ATGTTAAATATAATTGACTTATTCTCAGGGGCAGGAGGTCTAACTGAGGGTTTTAGGAATCCACTTTTTTTCAATTTACTTTCCCATGTTGAGATGGATAGGGCAGCATGTAAAACTCTAAAAGTCCGTGATGCATACTACTATTTAAAAAAGAGTAACAAGCTTGATTTCTATTATAATTATATCACTGGAAAAATAACCTATAATGAATTTATTTCTGAAATTCCAGCAGAAGAAACTTCTAAGGTTATTAATCTGTGTATCACCGAAGATACTATAAAGGAAATTTTTTCTAGAATTGATACAAATGCAGACGGAATGAAAATTCATGGGATAATTGGGGGGCCACCTTGCCAAGCATATTCCACTATTGGTCGTGCACGAAATGATAGAAATAAAAGCCAAGATGAACGCATTTATCTTTACAAATATTACATAAAGTTTCTTGAAAAATATGATCCAGATTTTTTTGTGTTTGAGAATGTAAAAGGTTTGCTTTCTTTTAAAGATTTAGATGGCAGCAAGTTAATCGATAAAATTGTAAATGAATTTTCAAATATTAAGGAAAAAGGACACTATAAAATCACTGTCAAATTAGTTAATTGTTCCGATTATGGTGTTCCTCAAAATCGAGAACGGCTCATTATTTTTGGACAAAAATCAAAAATGGATGCTGGTGATTTTTTTAACTGGTTAGAAGAATTTAAAGAAACTCCTCCTATCATTAATGATTTATTTCGTGATATGCCAAAAGTTGAACACGGGGAAACTATTAACAAATACTCTAATCTGCAACCAATCGAATACGTTACTAAAAATATTCGAAAAAAAAATGTACCAGTTACACAGAATATTTGCCGTCGTAATAACAAAAACGACTTGGAAATATATAAAATTGTAGCTAAAGAAAAACAGGAAAACAGAAATGTAAAGTATTCTGATTTACCGCAGGAGTTAATCACCCATAAAAGATCTAATATTTTTTTGGATCGTTTCAAAGCTATTAATGGGAAAGGATTTAGTCATACAATTGTTGCTCATATCGCAAAAGATGGTCATTATTATATCCACCCTGATGTATTTCAAAATCGTTCCATAACTGTAAGAGAAGCTGCAAGAATACAAACTTTCCCTGACGATTTTTTCTTTGAAGATTCACGAACATCAGCATTTAAACAAATCGGCAATGCTGTTCCTCCACATTTTTCAAGAGTAATTAGTAAAGCTATAGTAGAAAATCTTTACAACAAACAAAAATTCGAACAAATACTATAA
- a CDS encoding helix-turn-helix domain-containing protein, with product MDIGNRIRNLRKAKGFNVTELANKSFISQSYLSDIETGRTAPSIDKLKVICDSLEISLGEFFGVVPGLPSNIIRLVENAQKLTEKEVQLLSDLLEEMVTRNQTTDNVKNLPDA from the coding sequence ATGGACATAGGAAACCGCATTCGAAATTTACGAAAAGCTAAAGGGTTCAATGTTACAGAGTTAGCAAATAAATCTTTTATTTCTCAGTCTTATTTAAGCGATATAGAAACAGGAAGAACTGCTCCTTCTATTGATAAATTAAAAGTCATTTGCGATTCACTGGAAATTTCATTGGGGGAATTTTTTGGAGTTGTACCAGGATTACCTTCAAATATAATACGGCTAGTGGAGAACGCTCAGAAATTAACAGAAAAGGAAGTACAGCTCCTTTCTGATCTTCTTGAAGAAATGGTAACAAGAAATCAAACAACCGATAATGTTAAAAATCTGCCGGATGCATAA
- a CDS encoding helicase-related protein, whose amino-acid sequence MVEKVNKDRQKIVRSKYADAISQLLLGPGSERINIDKTREIISEKPQNRYVTGILYPLQDNHDKEERKEVVQEAQEGFEKEESAEIDNSFLPSSIGMTFYCSTKNESLDFLFQTAYYERIKNPYIQSDKETLDELIRFLGLAETEKAKSLFEIDKKNNNIRYAYFSKDRENIINELNKELNKRTDISSELKFLVNKIKNINYRKKDCYERFPYSKSIKVDLQKEGVQKQEISNGEEQESNGVFNKKVQVTVYSKIQKIEVENHQVLAVTLVVKNNSANHLFQTEISVDKQSGLNFWASEDIKLPSLSKLNQEDAMNLFLYRHKKTYAFGRGVAAEWTAEGSSVSQIKTNYIPRYELLPMSFEIPNLDKRILRADSYINMDRKEQLEKLDIFVSAYEEWIDKIETSISKIKEEFQSYAKENIEKCKICSERMRNTIAMLQKDDKAFESFNLANEAMLLQRIEKANDKVDYYEQSNYGNVNFVWRPFQLAFVLNSFESILNEESLDRDTIDLIWVSTGGGKTEAYLFAIAAVILYRRMNYSNYEGVSVIMRYTLRLLTAQQFERASQLICALEFLRRKKDNLGETEITIGLWIGEGTQNYLKNAKENFKSMVEKSDLDEAKKSNNFQVLKCPWCHEEHSIIPDKKYFNKKRKWGYAPIDRPNSKYNMKCTNSLCEFNKGLPIYVVDESIYNVRPTLLFGTVDKFAQAPLKESTQQLFGSDNPQKYRRPEVIIQDELHLLSGPLGSIVGLYEAGFDYIFKNGGNGTPPKYIASTATIRNAEDQVQSIFDRKLFQFPPNGIDISDNFFVREDTSNYGREYMGIMATGKSQVTAEVRLLSAMLQSITELDLTINEEEIFWTVAGYFNSIRELGKASGLIKDDVKEYINQLNRRNNTKKRLMYDNTSVELTSRIRGLEIPEILKKLDIEHDSTEISKSREKQPPVDTLIATNMLSVGVDIERLNSMFVVGQPKLTSEYIQATSRVGRNSLGLVCTLYNSSRSRDRSHYETFQSYHQSLYKYVESSSVTPFSVPALKKAVAGVLVAMLRNTVEELSGDSSPINILNNEEKIDEAVDYLMCRVKASEDFHQLYREDAKQIIKNFVANWLNLAEEADSLEGEEHQTNYYLYKTKSEEFPGKLVLKSFDDSSHHFEATRVMGTMRNVEDAAYLKIID is encoded by the coding sequence ATGGTCGAAAAAGTTAATAAAGATAGGCAAAAAATAGTAAGAAGCAAATATGCTGATGCAATCAGTCAGCTTTTACTTGGACCAGGTTCAGAACGAATTAATATAGACAAAACTAGAGAAATAATTTCGGAAAAACCACAAAATAGATATGTAACAGGAATTTTATATCCATTACAAGACAACCATGATAAAGAAGAACGTAAAGAAGTTGTTCAAGAAGCTCAAGAAGGATTTGAAAAAGAAGAATCTGCAGAGATTGATAATAGCTTCTTACCTTCGTCAATTGGAATGACTTTTTATTGTTCTACTAAAAATGAATCCTTAGATTTTTTATTTCAAACTGCTTATTATGAGAGGATTAAAAACCCCTATATTCAATCAGATAAGGAGACACTTGATGAACTTATAAGATTTCTTGGACTAGCAGAAACGGAAAAAGCAAAATCATTGTTCGAAATTGATAAGAAAAACAACAATATTAGGTATGCTTATTTTTCCAAAGACCGTGAAAATATAATTAATGAATTGAATAAAGAACTTAATAAAAGAACTGATATTTCCAGTGAATTAAAATTTTTGGTAAATAAGATTAAAAATATTAATTATAGGAAAAAGGATTGTTATGAACGATTCCCATATAGTAAATCTATAAAAGTTGATCTTCAAAAAGAAGGAGTACAAAAACAGGAGATTTCTAATGGTGAAGAACAAGAATCAAATGGTGTTTTTAACAAAAAAGTACAGGTGACAGTGTATTCAAAGATACAAAAAATTGAAGTAGAAAATCATCAGGTTCTAGCAGTTACATTAGTCGTAAAAAATAATTCTGCCAATCATTTATTTCAAACAGAAATTTCTGTGGATAAACAATCAGGATTAAATTTTTGGGCATCAGAGGATATTAAATTACCCAGTTTATCTAAGTTGAATCAAGAGGATGCAATGAATTTATTTTTATATCGTCATAAAAAAACGTATGCTTTTGGCAGAGGGGTTGCAGCAGAGTGGACTGCAGAAGGTAGTTCAGTTTCGCAAATTAAGACAAATTATATACCCCGATATGAACTGTTGCCAATGTCATTTGAAATACCTAATCTTGATAAGCGAATACTTCGAGCAGATAGTTATATTAATATGGACCGCAAAGAACAATTGGAAAAATTAGACATATTTGTAAGCGCGTACGAGGAATGGATTGACAAAATTGAAACGAGCATTTCTAAAATAAAAGAAGAGTTTCAAAGCTATGCAAAAGAAAATATTGAAAAATGTAAGATTTGTAGTGAAAGAATGCGAAATACAATAGCTATGCTTCAAAAAGATGATAAAGCTTTTGAGTCTTTCAATTTAGCAAATGAAGCAATGCTTCTACAAAGAATAGAGAAAGCAAATGATAAAGTAGATTATTATGAGCAGTCAAATTATGGTAATGTAAATTTTGTGTGGCGTCCATTTCAGCTTGCATTTGTTTTAAATTCATTTGAATCAATTTTAAATGAGGAAAGTCTTGATAGAGATACAATTGATTTGATATGGGTAAGTACCGGTGGAGGGAAAACAGAAGCCTATTTATTTGCAATCGCAGCAGTTATATTATATAGGCGTATGAATTATTCAAACTATGAAGGTGTTAGTGTAATTATGAGATATACTCTTCGATTGTTGACAGCTCAACAATTTGAACGAGCTTCTCAATTAATATGTGCACTTGAGTTCCTAAGAAGAAAAAAAGATAACCTAGGTGAAACAGAAATTACAATTGGCCTTTGGATTGGTGAAGGAACACAGAACTATTTAAAAAATGCAAAAGAAAATTTTAAATCAATGGTTGAAAAAAGTGATTTAGATGAAGCGAAGAAAAGCAATAATTTTCAAGTATTGAAGTGTCCTTGGTGCCATGAAGAGCATAGTATAATACCAGATAAGAAATATTTTAATAAGAAAAGGAAATGGGGTTACGCCCCAATTGATCGGCCAAATTCAAAATATAATATGAAATGTACAAATTCATTATGCGAATTTAATAAAGGTCTTCCTATTTACGTAGTTGATGAGAGTATTTACAATGTTCGACCTACATTGTTATTTGGTACTGTTGACAAATTCGCACAAGCTCCACTAAAAGAATCGACTCAACAATTATTTGGGTCTGATAATCCTCAAAAATATCGTAGACCAGAGGTAATTATACAGGATGAGTTACATTTATTATCGGGTCCACTTGGGAGTATTGTTGGTTTGTATGAAGCAGGATTTGATTATATATTTAAAAATGGAGGGAACGGAACTCCTCCAAAATACATTGCTTCAACTGCAACAATTAGAAATGCTGAGGATCAAGTGCAATCGATTTTTGATAGAAAACTATTTCAATTCCCGCCAAATGGTATTGATATTTCTGACAACTTCTTTGTGAGAGAAGATACATCAAATTATGGACGTGAATATATGGGGATTATGGCAACAGGGAAATCGCAGGTAACTGCGGAAGTGCGTTTGTTATCAGCAATGTTGCAGAGTATAACAGAACTCGATCTCACCATTAATGAAGAAGAAATATTTTGGACTGTTGCAGGGTACTTTAATAGTATTCGTGAACTTGGAAAGGCTTCTGGATTAATTAAAGATGATGTTAAGGAATATATCAACCAATTAAATAGACGAAACAATACTAAAAAACGTTTAATGTATGATAACACTAGTGTCGAATTAACTTCTAGAATTCGGGGGTTAGAAATCCCTGAAATATTAAAAAAATTAGATATAGAGCATGATAGTACTGAAATTTCAAAAAGTAGAGAGAAGCAACCACCAGTTGATACATTAATAGCTACTAATATGTTATCAGTTGGTGTTGATATTGAACGTTTGAACTCAATGTTTGTAGTTGGGCAGCCTAAACTTACATCTGAGTATATTCAAGCAACAAGTCGTGTAGGACGTAATTCTCTTGGTTTAGTATGCACCTTATATAACTCTTCTAGAAGTAGAGATAGATCACATTATGAAACATTTCAATCCTATCATCAAAGTTTATACAAATATGTTGAATCTAGTAGTGTTACACCATTTTCAGTTCCAGCACTCAAAAAAGCTGTAGCTGGTGTACTAGTGGCAATGCTAAGAAACACGGTTGAAGAACTTTCTGGAGATAGTTCACCTATAAATATCTTAAATAATGAAGAAAAGATTGATGAAGCTGTTGACTATTTAATGTGTCGAGTTAAGGCAAGTGAAGACTTTCATCAACTTTATAGGGAAGATGCGAAACAAATAATTAAAAATTTCGTTGCCAATTGGCTTAATCTTGCAGAAGAAGCAGATAGTCTTGAAGGAGAAGAACATCAAACGAATTACTATTTATATAAAACTAAAAGTGAAGAGTTTCCTGGGAAATTAGTTTTAAAATCATTTGATGACAGCAGTCACCACTTCGAAGCAACACGGGTAATGGGGACAATGAGAAATGTAGAAGATGCAGCTTATTTAAAAATAATCGACTAA
- a CDS encoding UDP-glucose dehydrogenase family protein, which yields MKNLAVAGTGYVGLVTGVCMAENGHNVTCVDIDEQKVKTMREGISPIYEVGLEELMRKNIDAGRLHFTTDYHAAYKNADAVFIGVGTPEKEDGSANLQYVETVAKQIADSIENDCLVVVKSTVPIGTNDNLEELIGDSLVHNVRVEVASNPEFLAQGSAVRDTLEAARIVIGTESAWAENLLTEIYTPFNLPIVSVNRRSAEMIKYASNDFLALKISYMNDIANLCELVGADIQDVAKGMSYDERIGSKFLNAGIGYGGSCFPKDTSALEFLARQYGYDLRTMQATISINNEQKLKLYEKAKQRLASFDGLKVAVLGLTFKPGTDDLREAPSLANVPLLLEQGADIYAYDPIGVENFKQFYAEGRYGQGNITYVDSPENALEGAAVCLIFTEWGEIRAVMPSQYKELMESPLVFDGRNIYDLQEMADKGVEYHSIGRPSVKN from the coding sequence ATGAAAAACCTAGCAGTAGCCGGAACAGGCTACGTCGGCCTTGTAACCGGCGTGTGCATGGCAGAAAACGGGCATAACGTAACATGTGTAGACATAGATGAACAAAAAGTAAAAACAATGCGAGAAGGCATTTCTCCAATCTATGAAGTCGGATTGGAGGAATTAATGCGCAAAAATATAGATGCAGGAAGATTGCATTTTACTACAGATTATCATGCTGCGTATAAAAATGCGGATGCTGTATTTATTGGTGTTGGTACACCTGAAAAAGAAGATGGATCCGCGAATTTGCAATATGTAGAAACCGTTGCAAAACAAATTGCAGATTCAATTGAAAATGACTGTTTAGTTGTCGTCAAATCAACGGTGCCAATTGGTACAAATGATAACCTAGAAGAGCTTATTGGTGATTCACTTGTGCATAATGTAAGAGTCGAAGTAGCATCGAATCCTGAGTTTCTCGCACAGGGTTCAGCGGTGAGGGATACGTTAGAAGCAGCCCGTATCGTTATTGGTACGGAGAGTGCATGGGCAGAAAACCTCTTAACAGAGATTTATACACCATTTAACCTTCCAATTGTATCTGTGAATCGTCGCTCTGCTGAAATGATTAAATATGCTTCTAATGACTTTCTTGCTTTAAAAATTTCTTACATGAATGATATTGCTAACCTTTGTGAATTGGTTGGAGCTGATATTCAGGACGTTGCAAAGGGTATGAGTTATGATGAGCGGATTGGCAGCAAATTTTTAAATGCTGGTATTGGTTACGGAGGATCCTGCTTCCCGAAAGATACAAGTGCTTTAGAGTTTCTTGCTAGACAGTATGGGTATGATCTGCGAACCATGCAGGCAACAATCAGTATTAATAATGAGCAAAAGTTGAAGCTGTATGAAAAAGCGAAACAACGATTAGCCTCATTCGATGGTCTTAAAGTAGCTGTTCTTGGTTTAACGTTTAAACCAGGCACAGATGATCTTCGTGAAGCTCCATCCCTTGCAAATGTTCCATTGCTTTTAGAACAAGGGGCAGATATCTATGCTTATGACCCTATCGGAGTGGAGAACTTCAAGCAATTTTATGCAGAAGGAAGATACGGACAAGGGAATATCACTTATGTAGATAGTCCGGAAAATGCATTAGAAGGAGCTGCAGTATGTCTTATCTTCACAGAGTGGGGAGAGATTAGAGCAGTAATGCCAAGTCAATATAAAGAGCTTATGGAGTCTCCTTTGGTGTTTGATGGCAGGAATATTTATGATCTTCAGGAGATGGCTGATAAAGGCGTGGAGTATCATTCGATTGGCAGGCCGTCAGTTAAGAATTAA
- the nagA gene encoding N-acetylglucosamine-6-phosphate deacetylase has protein sequence MEQSTLLIKNIQEAYLPQEIMKNASIVIENGKIAQILTQEEAADMAFDGKIIDAENKLKLLPGFIDGHIHGGYGVDVMDAKPETLQTLANHLPSEGTTSYLATTITQSDEEISHALKNVAAWTTGEHKQGADLVGVHLEGPFVEPSKAGAQPEQYMTEPDIAKFQAWQKDADGNIRTITMAPEHDKTGEFIQTLNQSGVNVSAGHTDASFQQIKAAVETGVKQLTHLCNAMNGIHHRDIGAVGAAFQLEGLHAELIADGIHVVPEMLQLIYNNVGSDRIILITDSMRAKGLEDGRYELGGQPVIVKNGHANLENGSLAGSILTMIDAVKNMLQLDGVELQDIKKMTAENPAQQVGIFDRKGSIEVGKDADVVLLNNAFDIAYTICRGEVVYQGER, from the coding sequence GTGGAACAATCAACGTTACTTATAAAAAACATTCAGGAAGCTTATCTGCCTCAGGAAATAATGAAAAACGCGTCTATTGTGATAGAGAACGGAAAGATAGCGCAAATTCTTACACAAGAAGAAGCTGCTGATATGGCATTCGACGGAAAAATCATCGATGCAGAAAATAAGCTGAAGTTGCTCCCGGGTTTTATAGATGGACATATTCATGGCGGCTATGGAGTGGATGTAATGGATGCCAAACCGGAAACCTTGCAGACATTGGCGAACCATTTGCCATCTGAGGGGACGACAAGTTATTTGGCAACCACCATTACGCAATCCGATGAAGAAATAAGTCATGCTTTAAAAAATGTGGCAGCATGGACAACTGGCGAACATAAGCAAGGTGCCGACCTGGTTGGTGTGCATTTAGAAGGACCGTTTGTAGAACCTTCCAAAGCAGGTGCACAGCCGGAACAATATATGACCGAACCGGATATAGCCAAATTTCAGGCGTGGCAAAAGGATGCGGATGGTAACATACGGACCATCACGATGGCGCCGGAACATGATAAAACGGGGGAGTTTATCCAAACACTCAACCAATCGGGAGTGAATGTATCTGCAGGGCATACAGATGCTTCTTTCCAACAGATAAAAGCTGCTGTCGAAACAGGCGTAAAACAGCTCACACACCTATGTAATGCGATGAATGGCATCCATCATCGGGATATTGGCGCGGTAGGAGCGGCATTTCAATTGGAAGGTTTACATGCTGAATTGATTGCGGATGGCATTCATGTTGTGCCGGAAATGCTGCAGCTGATTTATAATAATGTCGGATCAGACCGAATCATTCTCATTACAGATTCGATGCGGGCAAAAGGGCTGGAAGATGGAAGGTATGAACTGGGCGGTCAGCCTGTTATTGTCAAAAATGGACATGCTAACCTGGAGAACGGCTCCTTGGCAGGGAGTATTTTGACAATGATAGACGCAGTAAAAAATATGTTGCAGCTGGATGGTGTAGAGTTACAGGATATCAAAAAAATGACTGCAGAAAATCCGGCGCAGCAAGTCGGTATTTTTGATAGAAAAGGAAGTATTGAGGTAGGGAAGGATGCAGATGTTGTTTTATTAAATAATGCATTTGATATTGCTTATACGATTTGCAGGGGTGAAGTGGTTTATCAAGGCGAGAGATAG